The nucleotide sequence cctctccctctctccccttctcctcctccttcctctcttcctcctccttctttcttttctctcttttttccttcGCCTTCTCttccttttccttctcttcttctcctctttttttcttccttcttctcctcccttcGTCTTCACTTACTGCGGGCTATTCCTCTCCTTCCAAGCCGGCTGCAAAGACAGGGGAGCACGGGGGCCTCACGGGGGCCAACGCGTGCAGGGGAGGATGGCCCGCGCGCGCCGACGGTGGCAGCacgcgcggacggcggcggcgggcagcACTGACGGCGGCGGCACGCGCTGGGAGCCACGTGGTCGGGCAGCGTGGCTGGGCTAGGGGGTGCTCGGGGGCGGGGGATGCAGGGGCGGGGGCGCGCGGTGGCGGGTgctcgccggcgtgggcgcgccggCGTGGCGGAGCGGGGGTGGTGGCGACGCGTGCGTGTGCGAGCCTTCGCGTGCGGGCGGCGCTTGTGCGAGCGGGCGGGAGCGGCGCGGGTGGGCGGGCGAGCAGGCGGCGCTGGCGAGCCGGGGATGCACGGCGGAtcgggggtggcggcggcgcgtgCATGTGCAAGCTGCATGGGTGGGCGGCGTGGGCGGGCGGGTG is from Miscanthus floridulus cultivar M001 chromosome 7, ASM1932011v1, whole genome shotgun sequence and encodes:
- the LOC136465204 gene encoding predicted GPI-anchored protein 58 — translated: MQLAHARAAATPDPPCIPGSPAPPARPPTRAAPARSHKRRPHAKARTRTRRHHPRSATPARPRRRAPATARPRPCIPRPRAPPSPATLPDHVAPSACRRRQCCPPPPSARAATVGARGPSSPARVGPREAPVLPCLCSRLGRRGIARKQDLSEMTRRSPIILVGVAGLPALHRLATAPLA